In one Brassica oleracea var. oleracea cultivar TO1000 chromosome C9, BOL, whole genome shotgun sequence genomic region, the following are encoded:
- the LOC106315466 gene encoding putative cysteine-rich receptor-like protein kinase 35 isoform X1, whose amino-acid sequence MKLKISFLPVFLFSLIALDSASTQEICFNGFFKPNSTYDLNRRQVLSSLASNVTSHKGFFNSSIGENPNRVFIIGMCIPGTKPETCSDCIKAASDTLLKSCPNQTEAYTWPDSCMVRYSNVPFSGSYDIGPSHVLYKSGVLNSNVTVFDRIGEDLMERTITEAPTRAHEHKYYTAGLASLTTSLTMYAMMQCTPELSTGYCGLCLRTNLDNYKLCCRDKQGGSITRPSCFIRWDVHPFAGAFENLTLPPPQPQTLPQPPLSLPPPVSNPASKTDKDGEALSIGIIVAILVPIVVILVLLVVGFMVWRRSKAYQTVTIQAGDEIIPLNSLQFKFKTIEAATDKFSDSNMIGQGGFGEVYRGKLSSGTEVAVKRLSKTSRQGGNEFKNEAVLCTKLQHRNLVRLLGFCVEREEKILVYEFVPNKSLDYILFVRKCVDPTKQGELDWKMRYNIITGITRGLQYLHYDAYPTIIHRDLKASNILLDADMNKVADFGTARSFGVDQTQANTKRIVGTYGYMSLEYAMRGHFSMKSDVYSFGVLVLEIISGKMNSSFYQIAIRIINMVEAAIHLVIHAWRLWRNQSPLKLVDPAMGESYQNDEAFRCIHI is encoded by the exons ATGAAGCTCAAGATTTCATTTTTACCAGTCTTCTTGTTTTCCCTCATAGCCTTAGATTCAGCTTCAACACAAGAAATATGCTTCAATGGATTCTTTAAACCCAATTCTACTTACGACTTAAACCGTCGTCAAGTCCTCTCTTCTCTTGCTTCTAATGTAACATCTCACAAGGGCTTCTTCAACTCCTCGATCGGTGAAAACCCCAACAGAGTATTCATCATTGGCATGTGCATCCCTGGAACAAAACCAGAGACTTGTTCAGATTGCATCAAAGCTGCATCAGACACCCTGTTGAAAAGCTGTCCTAACCAGACAGAAGCTTATACATGGCCAGATTCTTGCATGGTACGTTATTCCAACGTTCCCTTCTCTGGATCATACGATATTGGACCTTCTCATGTGCTGTACAAATCCGGAGTTCTCAACTCTAATGTAACAGTATTCGATAGAATTGGAGAAGACTTAATGGAACGTACCATAACTGAAGCTCCCACGAGGGCTCATGAACATAAGTATTATACAGCTGGTCTTGCTTCCTTGACAACTTCCCTAACTATGTACGCGATGATGCAATGTACACCTGAACTTTCTACAGGGTACTGTGGGTTATGTCTTCGGACCAATCTTGATAATTATAAGTTATGTTGTCGCGATAAACAAGGTGGTTCTATTACAAGACCGAGTTGCTTTATCCGATGGGATGTGCATCCTTTTGCTGGAGCTTTTGAGAATCTTACATTGCCGCCTCCTCAACCTCAGACTTTACCTCAGCCACCTCTTTCTTTGCCTCCTCCAGTAAGCAATCCGGCTAGTAAAACAGACAAAG ATGGAGAAGCACTTTCCATAGGAATTATTGTGGCGATTCTTGTCCCTATCGTCGTTATATTGGTACTACTTGTGGTAGGATTCATGGTGTGGAGGAGAAGTAAAGCATACCAAACAGTTACAATTCAAG CTGGTGATGAGATCATACCACTAAACTCACTCCAATTCAAATTTAAGACAATCGAAGCTGCAACTGATAAGTTTTCGGACAGTAACATGATTGGGCAAGGTGGATTTGGTGAAGTTTACAGG GGAAAGCTTTCAAGTGGAACTGAAGTAGCGGTCAAGAGGCTGTCAAAAACATCTAGACAAGGCGGAAACGAGTTCAAAAACGAGGCTGTTCTTTGCACAAAGCTTCAGCATAGGAATCTAGTTCGACTTCTTGGATTTTGTGTGGAGCGAGAAGAAAAAATACTTGTCTACGAGTTTGTACCCAACAAAAGCCTCGACTACATTCTCTTTG TTAGGAAATGTGTAGACCCTACAAAGCAAGGTGAACTGGACTGGAAAATGCGGTACAACATTATTACAGGGATTACTCGAGGGCTTCAATATCTTCATTATGATGCATATCCTACAATCATACACCGTGATCTCAAAGCGAGTAACATTCTCTTAGATGCTGATATGAACAAAGTTGCAGATTTTGGCACCGCGAGGAGTTTTGGAGTTGATCAAACTCAAGCCAACACAAAAAGAATCGTTGGAACATA TGGTTATATGTCCCTAGAGTATGCAATGCGTGGCCATTTCTCTATGAAATCCGATGTATATAGCTTTGGAGTATTGGTTCTGGAGATTATAAGTGGCAAAATGAATAGCAGCTTCTACCAAATTGCTATCAGAATCATCAATATGGTAGAAGCTGCTATTCATTTGGTCATACAT GCTTGGAGGCTTTGGAGGAACCAGTCACCATTAAAACTAGTGGATCCGGCAATGGGAGAGAGTTATCAAAATGATGAAGCTTTTAGATGCATCCATATTTGA
- the LOC106315466 gene encoding putative cysteine-rich receptor-like protein kinase 35 isoform X3, with product MKLKISFLPVFLFSLIALDSASTQEICFNGFFKPNSTYDLNRRQVLSSLASNVTSHKGFFNSSIGENPNRVFIIGMCIPGTKPETCSDCIKAASDTLLKSCPNQTEAYTWPDSCMVRYSNVPFSGSYDIGPSHVLYKSGVLNSNVTVFDRIGEDLMERTITEAPTRAHEHKYYTAGLASLTTSLTMYAMMQCTPELSTGYCGLCLRTNLDNYKLCCRDKQGGSITRPSCFIRWDVHPFAGAFENLTLPPPQPQTLPQPPLSLPPPVSNPASKTDKDGEALSIGIIVAILVPIVVILVLLVVGFMVWRRSKAYQTVTIQAGDEIIPLNSLQFKFKTIEAATDKFSDSNMIGQGKAFKWN from the exons ATGAAGCTCAAGATTTCATTTTTACCAGTCTTCTTGTTTTCCCTCATAGCCTTAGATTCAGCTTCAACACAAGAAATATGCTTCAATGGATTCTTTAAACCCAATTCTACTTACGACTTAAACCGTCGTCAAGTCCTCTCTTCTCTTGCTTCTAATGTAACATCTCACAAGGGCTTCTTCAACTCCTCGATCGGTGAAAACCCCAACAGAGTATTCATCATTGGCATGTGCATCCCTGGAACAAAACCAGAGACTTGTTCAGATTGCATCAAAGCTGCATCAGACACCCTGTTGAAAAGCTGTCCTAACCAGACAGAAGCTTATACATGGCCAGATTCTTGCATGGTACGTTATTCCAACGTTCCCTTCTCTGGATCATACGATATTGGACCTTCTCATGTGCTGTACAAATCCGGAGTTCTCAACTCTAATGTAACAGTATTCGATAGAATTGGAGAAGACTTAATGGAACGTACCATAACTGAAGCTCCCACGAGGGCTCATGAACATAAGTATTATACAGCTGGTCTTGCTTCCTTGACAACTTCCCTAACTATGTACGCGATGATGCAATGTACACCTGAACTTTCTACAGGGTACTGTGGGTTATGTCTTCGGACCAATCTTGATAATTATAAGTTATGTTGTCGCGATAAACAAGGTGGTTCTATTACAAGACCGAGTTGCTTTATCCGATGGGATGTGCATCCTTTTGCTGGAGCTTTTGAGAATCTTACATTGCCGCCTCCTCAACCTCAGACTTTACCTCAGCCACCTCTTTCTTTGCCTCCTCCAGTAAGCAATCCGGCTAGTAAAACAGACAAAG ATGGAGAAGCACTTTCCATAGGAATTATTGTGGCGATTCTTGTCCCTATCGTCGTTATATTGGTACTACTTGTGGTAGGATTCATGGTGTGGAGGAGAAGTAAAGCATACCAAACAGTTACAATTCAAG CTGGTGATGAGATCATACCACTAAACTCACTCCAATTCAAATTTAAGACAATCGAAGCTGCAACTGATAAGTTTTCGGACAGTAACATGATTGGGCAAG GGAAAGCTTTCAAGTGGAACTGA
- the LOC106315466 gene encoding putative cysteine-rich receptor-like protein kinase 35 isoform X2, producing MKLKISFLPVFLFSLIALDSASTQEICFNGFFKPNSTYDLNRRQVLSSLASNVTSHKGFFNSSIGENPNRVFIIGMCIPGTKPETCSDCIKAASDTLLKSCPNQTEAYTWPDSCMVRYSNVPFSGSYDIGPSHVLYKSGVLNSNVTVFDRIGEDLMERTITEAPTRAHEHKYYTAGLASLTTSLTMYAMMQCTPELSTGYCGLCLRTNLDNYKLCCRDKQGGSITRPSCFIRWDVHPFAGAFENLTLPPPQPQTLPQPPLSLPPPVSNPASKTDKDGEALSIGIIVAILVPIVVILVLLVVGFMVWRRSKAYQTVTIQAGDEIIPLNSLQFKFKTIEAATDKFSDSNMIGQGGFGEVYRGKLSSGTEVAVKRLSKTSRQGGNEFKNEAVLCTKLQHRNLVRLLGFCVEREEKILVYEFVPNKSLDYILFVRKCVDPTKQGELDWKMRYNIITGITRGLQYLHYDAYPTIIHRDLKASNILLDADMNKVADFGTARSFGVDQTQANTKRIVGTYGYMSLEYAMRGHFSMKSDVYSFGVLVLEIISGKMNSSFYQIAIRIINMVEAAIHLVIHVSLEALEEPVTIKTSGSGNGRELSK from the exons ATGAAGCTCAAGATTTCATTTTTACCAGTCTTCTTGTTTTCCCTCATAGCCTTAGATTCAGCTTCAACACAAGAAATATGCTTCAATGGATTCTTTAAACCCAATTCTACTTACGACTTAAACCGTCGTCAAGTCCTCTCTTCTCTTGCTTCTAATGTAACATCTCACAAGGGCTTCTTCAACTCCTCGATCGGTGAAAACCCCAACAGAGTATTCATCATTGGCATGTGCATCCCTGGAACAAAACCAGAGACTTGTTCAGATTGCATCAAAGCTGCATCAGACACCCTGTTGAAAAGCTGTCCTAACCAGACAGAAGCTTATACATGGCCAGATTCTTGCATGGTACGTTATTCCAACGTTCCCTTCTCTGGATCATACGATATTGGACCTTCTCATGTGCTGTACAAATCCGGAGTTCTCAACTCTAATGTAACAGTATTCGATAGAATTGGAGAAGACTTAATGGAACGTACCATAACTGAAGCTCCCACGAGGGCTCATGAACATAAGTATTATACAGCTGGTCTTGCTTCCTTGACAACTTCCCTAACTATGTACGCGATGATGCAATGTACACCTGAACTTTCTACAGGGTACTGTGGGTTATGTCTTCGGACCAATCTTGATAATTATAAGTTATGTTGTCGCGATAAACAAGGTGGTTCTATTACAAGACCGAGTTGCTTTATCCGATGGGATGTGCATCCTTTTGCTGGAGCTTTTGAGAATCTTACATTGCCGCCTCCTCAACCTCAGACTTTACCTCAGCCACCTCTTTCTTTGCCTCCTCCAGTAAGCAATCCGGCTAGTAAAACAGACAAAG ATGGAGAAGCACTTTCCATAGGAATTATTGTGGCGATTCTTGTCCCTATCGTCGTTATATTGGTACTACTTGTGGTAGGATTCATGGTGTGGAGGAGAAGTAAAGCATACCAAACAGTTACAATTCAAG CTGGTGATGAGATCATACCACTAAACTCACTCCAATTCAAATTTAAGACAATCGAAGCTGCAACTGATAAGTTTTCGGACAGTAACATGATTGGGCAAGGTGGATTTGGTGAAGTTTACAGG GGAAAGCTTTCAAGTGGAACTGAAGTAGCGGTCAAGAGGCTGTCAAAAACATCTAGACAAGGCGGAAACGAGTTCAAAAACGAGGCTGTTCTTTGCACAAAGCTTCAGCATAGGAATCTAGTTCGACTTCTTGGATTTTGTGTGGAGCGAGAAGAAAAAATACTTGTCTACGAGTTTGTACCCAACAAAAGCCTCGACTACATTCTCTTTG TTAGGAAATGTGTAGACCCTACAAAGCAAGGTGAACTGGACTGGAAAATGCGGTACAACATTATTACAGGGATTACTCGAGGGCTTCAATATCTTCATTATGATGCATATCCTACAATCATACACCGTGATCTCAAAGCGAGTAACATTCTCTTAGATGCTGATATGAACAAAGTTGCAGATTTTGGCACCGCGAGGAGTTTTGGAGTTGATCAAACTCAAGCCAACACAAAAAGAATCGTTGGAACATA TGGTTATATGTCCCTAGAGTATGCAATGCGTGGCCATTTCTCTATGAAATCCGATGTATATAGCTTTGGAGTATTGGTTCTGGAGATTATAAGTGGCAAAATGAATAGCAGCTTCTACCAAATTGCTATCAGAATCATCAATATGGTAGAAGCTGCTATTCATTTGGTCATACATGTGA GCTTGGAGGCTTTGGAGGAACCAGTCACCATTAAAACTAGTGGATCCGGCAATGGGAGAGAGTTATCAAAATGA